A DNA window from Aureibaculum sp. 2308TA14-22 contains the following coding sequences:
- a CDS encoding CbbQ/NirQ/NorQ/GpvN family protein has product MIEKKPYYHQIGKEVEVFEHSYKNKIPFLLKGPTGTGKSRFIEYMAHKLEKKLITIACHEETSSTDLIGRYIIKGAETIWLDGPLTTAVKEGAIIYLDEIVEARPDVIVSIHSLTDHRRELFIDKLGTTIKAHEDFILVASFNPGYQRGFKELKPSTRQRFIAMSFDYPEAKTEQEILVNETQVDQSIAKKLVNIANKIRNLTELGLTETVSTRLLVDAGKLIKSGLPKRLSVKVAIVEPLTDDNEIIDALTDLCNLMI; this is encoded by the coding sequence ATGATTGAAAAAAAACCATATTATCATCAAATAGGAAAAGAAGTAGAGGTTTTTGAACATTCCTATAAAAATAAAATACCTTTTCTATTAAAAGGGCCAACAGGAACAGGTAAATCCAGATTTATCGAGTATATGGCACACAAATTAGAAAAGAAACTAATTACAATAGCCTGTCACGAAGAAACTTCTTCAACCGATTTAATAGGTCGTTACATCATAAAAGGAGCTGAAACCATTTGGTTAGATGGCCCTTTGACTACAGCCGTCAAAGAAGGTGCGATTATTTATTTAGATGAAATTGTAGAGGCACGTCCAGATGTTATTGTATCAATACACTCACTAACCGATCACAGAAGAGAATTATTTATAGATAAGTTAGGAACTACTATTAAAGCTCATGAAGATTTTATCCTAGTCGCTTCTTTTAATCCCGGATATCAACGTGGTTTTAAAGAATTGAAACCATCTACCCGTCAGCGTTTTATTGCCATGTCTTTTGATTATCCTGAGGCTAAAACAGAACAAGAAATTTTGGTCAATGAAACCCAAGTTGATCAAAGTATTGCTAAAAAATTAGTGAATATTGCCAATAAGATTAGGAATTTGACAGAACTCGGTTTAACAGAAACTGTATCAACAAGATTATTGGTAGATGCAGGAAAACTAATCAAAAGTGGTTTGCCAAAAAGGCTATCAGTAAAAGTAGCCATAGTAGAACCACTAACAGATGATAATGAAATTATTGACGCCTTAACGGATTTATGTAATTTAATGATTTAA